A genomic region of Enterococcus sp. 12C11_DIV0727 contains the following coding sequences:
- a CDS encoding gamma carbonic anhydrase family protein: MTKEYFIASSADVYGNVVLGKDTSIWFQSVLRGDNNTITIHSGSNVQDGTVIHVDQDAPVVIGENVTIGHHCMLHGCTIEDGALIGMSSTILNHATIGKNSLIGAGSLVTEGAEIPPNVLAFGRPVKVIRPLTREEIRKNKENAQHYVDLSKNFVAEKYPKLT; this comes from the coding sequence ATGACAAAAGAATATTTTATTGCATCAAGTGCAGACGTTTACGGCAATGTAGTGCTTGGAAAAGATACGAGTATCTGGTTTCAATCGGTGCTACGGGGAGATAATAATACGATTACAATCCATTCAGGAAGCAATGTGCAGGATGGCACTGTGATTCATGTTGATCAGGATGCTCCTGTCGTGATTGGTGAAAACGTCACAATTGGACATCACTGTATGCTTCATGGCTGTACAATAGAAGATGGAGCTCTGATCGGTATGAGTTCAACCATTTTAAATCATGCAACGATTGGAAAAAATAGTTTGATTGGTGCAGGTTCTTTAGTGACGGAGGGGGCTGAGATTCCGCCAAACGTTTTAGCATTTGGTCGACCGGTTAAAGTCATTCGTCCGTTAACTAGAGAAGAGATCCGTAAAAATAAAGAAAATGCTCAGCACTATGTTGACCTGTCAAAAAATTTTGTAGCTGAAAAGTACCCGAAACTAACGTGA